A part of Phoenix dactylifera cultivar Barhee BC4 chromosome 2, palm_55x_up_171113_PBpolish2nd_filt_p, whole genome shotgun sequence genomic DNA contains:
- the LOC103706157 gene encoding thaumatin-like protein 1: MDPLPPSPIPFVALSLFLLFLLSSGLLVVGGTTFTFANKCGYTVWPGILSSSGSSELETTGFELAAGGSRSFQAPTGWSGRFWARTGCTFDGDGKGSCATGDCGTGEVECKGGGAAPPATLAEFTLARPASAKDFYDVSLVDGYNLPMVVESRGGAGACAPAGCAADLNRRCPVELRIGEGEGEACRSACGAFGKPEFCCSGAYASPATCRPSSYSQMFKSACPKSYSYAFDDPTSTFTCSGADYTITFCPESLPSQKSSTDSPTPKTGGGVLLEDNSWLASLATGASPPTTARLSFIHQSLVIVATMACILLSL, from the exons ATGGATCCCTTGCCTCCATCTCCAATTCCCTTTGTAgcactctctcttttcctcctaTTTCTCCTTTCTAGTG GGCTATTGGTGGTGGGCGGCACCACATTCACATTCGCGAACAAGTGCGGCTACACGGTGTGGCCGGGGATCCTGTCGAGCTCCGGCAGCTCGGAGCTCGAGACGACCGGGTTCGAGCTGGCCGCCGGCGGTTCCCGGTCGTTCCAGGCGCCGACCGGGTGGTCCGGCCGGTTCTGGGCCCGGACGGGGTGCACGTTCGACGGCGACGGCAAGGGGTCCTGCGCCACCGGAGACTGCGGGACCGGGGAGGTGGAGTGCAAGGGCGGGGGGGCGGCGCCGCCAGCGACGCTGGCGGAGTTCACCCTAGCGAGGCCGGCGTCGGCCAAGGACTTCTACGACGTGAGCCTGGTGGACGGGTACAACCTGCCGATGGTGGTGGAGAGCCGCGGCGGCGCCGGCGCGTGCGCGCCGGCGGGATGCGCGGCGGATCTTAACCGGCGGTGCCCGGTGGAGCTGAGGatcggggagggggagggggaggcgtGCCGGAGCGCGTGCGGGGCGTTCGGGAAGCCGGAGTTCTGCTGCAGCGGCGCGTACGCGAGCCCGGCCACTTGCCGGCCCTCCTCCTACTCCCAGATGTTCAAGTCGGCGTGCCCCAAGTCCTACAGCTACGCCTTTGATGACCCCACCAGCACCTTCACCTGCTCCGGCGCCGACTATACCATCACCTTCTGCCCGGAATCGCTGCCGAG TCAGAAATCCTCTACAGATTCTCCAACTCCAAAAACAGGAGGAGGGGTGCTGTTGGAAGATAACTCTTGGCTTGCAAGCTTGGCAACTGGGGCTTCTCCTCCCACCACAGCGAGGTTGTCTTTCATCCACCAATCCCTGGTAATCGTCGCCACCATGGCTTGCATCCTATTGTCGCTATAG